One window of the Nicotiana tabacum cultivar K326 chromosome 4, ASM71507v2, whole genome shotgun sequence genome contains the following:
- the LOC107764853 gene encoding putative membrane-associated kinase regulator 6 — translation METSQSLSIESFSYSWLVDLGDSFRASMDASDDYETAFIEMDPTLPPSKRFFNVNPQDLNFDFPTSESPLTLVHADELISNGFLMPLFVKKPMKLESDYDVISSDSIPNSPTSSVTLNDSHSSRRVNRCVSLRRCRTLSRRVLLKYLDFLRPFCQKIRRCRLGRCRSGKEVKKWEYSPATSPRTSVAYSVDNWRRSCDSESSIYEAVLHCKRTIGK, via the exons ATGGAAACTTCACAGTCTCTTTCTATTGAGAGCTTTTCATATAGTTGGTTAGTGGACTTGGGAGATTCTTTTAGAGCATCTATGGATGCATCAGATGATTATGAAACTGCTTTTATTGAGATGGATCCTACACTTCCTCCTTCAAAGAGATTCTTTAATGTTAATCCACAAGATTTGAACTTTGATTTTCCAACTTCTGAATCTCCTTTAACTCTTGTTCATGCTGATGAACTCATCTCCAATGGTTTCTTGATGCCTCTTTTCGTCAAGAAGCCGATGAAGTTGGAATCTGATTACGATGTAATTAGTTCCGACTCCATCCCAAATTCTCCGACATCTTCAGTCACACTGAACGATTCACATTCATCTAGGAGGGTGAATCGTTGTGTATCGTTGAGAAGATGTCGGACTTTGTCAAGGCGAGTTTTGCTCAAGTATTTGGATTTTTTGAGGCCtttttgccaaaaaataagaaGATGTAGACTTGGTAGGTGCAGAAGTggaaaggaagtgaagaagtggGAATATTCTCCAGCAACATCTCCCAGGACAAGTGTAGCTTATTCTGTTGATAATTGGCGCAGGTCTTGTGATTCTGAAAGCTCCATTTATGAAGCAGTTCTACATTGCAAAAGAACCATTG GTAAATAG
- the LOC107814514 gene encoding S-type anion channel SLAH2, with translation METSEQIHTEKEACAEGLPSLIRFISSEMDHDFDSIVNDHIKNQTAPAPESYSPSSSIMVSEFAAEREIDRIRAVSISMPPSPKKVVFTDDTKDTPDSAFRSKDAGSNGNKKTRFYSQPMPTGTTAASGAPASGELPRNPRISKLKDKRYDSFKTFSGRLERQLSNLRGNKNQETEQESISQPSAEMEINIPVDRYFDALEGPELDKLRASEESVLPEDKTWPFLLRYPISSFGIILGVSSQAIMWKALATSSSTKFLHISLDVNLVLWYISVALMAIVSFTYALKIILYFEAVRREYYHPIRVNFFFAPWIALLFLALGLPPSVYQNLPEALWYVLMTPFLCLELKIYGQWMSGGQRRLSKVANPSNHLSVVGNFVGSLLGATMGLKEGAIFFFAVGLAHYTVLFVTLYQRLPTNETLPKDLHPVFFLFVAAPSVASMAWANIQGSFDFGARIAYFIALFLYFSLAVRINFFRGFRFSLAWWAYTFPMTGAAIATIRYSNVVNTVVTKILVVILCTLSTLTVTALLVTTIIHAFVLRDLFPNDISIAISERRPKTHRRWYHHRRAGSTDIDQFLKYADSAEAKDIEAALSSPELTTSAPKEVSQD, from the exons ATGGAAACCAGTGAACAAATCCATACTGAGAAGGAAGCTTGTGCTGAAGGACTTCCATCACTCATCAGATTCATAAGTTCTGAAATGGATCACGACTTTGATAGTATAGTGAATGACCATATTAAAAATCAGACTGCGCCTGCACCTGAATCTTACTCTCCAAGCTCATCAATTATg GTATCTGAATTTGCTGCTGAGCGAGAAATTGACAGAATTCGTGCAGTTTCCATTAGCATGCCGCCCTCTCCGAAAAAAGTTGTCTTCACTGATGACACTAAAGACACTCCTGATTCTGCTTTTAGATCAAAAGATGCTGGCAGCAACGGAAATAAGAAAACAAGGTTTTATTCTCAGCCTATGCCAACAGGTACGACTGCAGCTTCTGGAGCTCCTGCAAGCGGCGAACTTCCTAGGAATCCCAGGATTAGCAAGCTAAAGGATAAAAGATATGACAGTTTCAAAACATTTTCTGGTAGGCTTGAGAGACAATTATCAAATTTGCGCGGAAATAAGAACCAGGAAACAGAACAAGAGTCCATCTCTCAACCCAGTGCTGAAATGGAAATTAATATTCCTGTCGACCGATATTTTGATGCCTTGGAGGGACCAGAACTTGACAAGCTAAGG GCTTCTGAGGAAAGTGTTCTTCCAGAGGACAAGACATGGCCATTTCTACTTCGTTACCCTATTTCTTCGTTTGGTATCATTCTTGGTGTTAGTAGCCAAGCTATAATGTGGAAAGCCTTGGCCACTTCTTCCTCGACCAAATTCCTCCACATAAGTTTGGACGTAAACCTTGTTCTCTGGTACATCTCTGTTGCCCTGATGGCAATTGTCTCTTTCACTTATGCCTTGAAAATCATTTTATACTTTGAAGCAGTTCGTCGAGAGTACTACCACCCGATACGTGTTAACTTCTTCTTTGCTCCATGGATAGCGCTTCTATTCTTAGCGCTTGGACTTCCACCCTCAGTTTATCAAAACCTTCCCGAAGCTTTGTGGTATGTCCTTATGACGCCATTCTTATGCTTAGAGCTCAAGATCTACGGGCAATGGATGTCCGGAGGTCAAAGAAGGCTCTCGAAAGTGGCCAATCCATCAAATCATCTCTCAGTGGTGGGAAACTTTGTTGGTTCCTTGCTTGGTGCAACCATGGGACTAAAAGAAGGGGCAATTTTCTTTTTTGCTGTTGGATTGGCTCATTACACTGTTCTGTTTGTAACTCTGTACCAAAGACTTCCAACAAATGAGACATTGCCAAAGGATCTTCATCCCGTGTTCTTTCTATTTGTTGCTGCTCCAAGTGTTGCTTCTATGGCATGGGCAAATATCCAAGGGTCCTttgattttggagctcggattgcaTATTTCATTGCCTTGTTCCTTTATTTCTCACTG GCTGTTCGCATTAATTTCTTCCGAGGATTCAG GTTTTCATTGGCTTGGTGGGCCTACACTTTTCCAATGACCGGAGCTGCTATTGCCACAATCAGATACTCAAATGTGGTTAACACCGTTGTGACCAAAATCCTGGTTGTCATACTTTGCACTCTTTCTACACTCACAGTAACAGCACTGCTTGTGACAACCATCATTCATGCCTTTGTTCTGAGAGACCTCTTTCCAAATGACATCTCTATTGCAATTAGCGAGAGAAGGCCTAAAACACATCGAAGATGGTATCATCATAGGCGAGCTGGCAGCACAGATATTGATCAATTCCTTAAATATGCAGATTCTGCTGAAGCCAAAGATATCGAAGCAGCTCTTAGTAGCCCAGAGTTGACCACCTCTGCTCCAAAAGAAGTTAGTCAAGATTGA